From a region of the Cenarchaeum symbiont of Oopsacas minuta genome:
- a CDS encoding DNA primase large subunit, giving the protein MLKLGPVEIAKYPFVEDASSYIRDIGITLEKLGTDPDLQIFIDMAMKRIRTAADGGVYESLPDMLDKRRMMFETLSFLVAVILLKLCGMQTLIRRFALAEARRAEKNLGVDLRIHPADKFELAKRLIGDLFSVNIEYINGDLSVPVQDYLTRAINFHEREWNLVNRRVSKGRVYLTRHETVRLLRTEISSYIQAKIRSAKMPTMQSGFEKPVTELIDLAKRFASETVIVSGEHPPCIKHAIEILERGENLPHSGRFMLATFLLNRGQSVEQIAPLFKNAPDYNERTTMYQLRNLSGESGGGTKYTCPSCEKIKSNDMCFANEKCDGIFTPLHFGRKK; this is encoded by the coding sequence ATGTTAAAACTCGGTCCAGTAGAGATTGCAAAGTATCCTTTTGTAGAAGATGCTAGTTCATACATACGAGATATTGGAATCACACTTGAAAAACTTGGAACCGATCCAGATTTACAGATCTTTATAGATATGGCTATGAAACGCATACGCACAGCAGCAGATGGTGGAGTGTACGAGTCATTGCCAGATATGTTAGATAAACGCCGCATGATGTTTGAGACTCTCTCGTTTTTGGTTGCAGTTATACTCTTAAAGCTATGTGGAATGCAGACCTTGATACGCCGATTTGCTCTTGCAGAAGCAAGAAGGGCAGAAAAAAATCTTGGAGTTGATTTGAGAATACATCCAGCAGACAAATTCGAACTAGCGAAACGCCTCATCGGAGATCTTTTTTCTGTAAACATTGAATATATCAACGGTGATTTATCAGTACCAGTTCAAGATTATCTAACGCGTGCTATAAATTTTCATGAACGTGAATGGAATCTAGTAAACCGTCGTGTTTCAAAAGGTCGAGTATACCTTACGCGTCACGAGACCGTACGACTATTACGCACTGAAATTAGCTCATACATACAAGCAAAAATACGTTCTGCAAAAATGCCTACAATGCAATCAGGCTTTGAAAAACCAGTGACCGAGTTGATAGATCTTGCCAAAAGATTTGCAAGTGAGACCGTGATAGTAAGTGGTGAGCATCCACCATGCATAAAACACGCAATAGAGATTTTGGAGAGAGGTGAAAATCTACCGCATTCTGGAAGGTTTATGCTTGCAACATTTTTACTAAATCGGGGACAAAGTGTGGAGCAGATTGCACCACTGTTCAAAAATGCGCCAGACTATAATGAACGCACTACCATGTACCAGTTACGAAACCTCTCTGGTGAATCTGGAGGTGGAACAAAATATACATGTCCTTCATGTGAAAAGATTAAAAGTAATGATATGTGCTTTGCTAACGAAAAATGTGACGGCATATTTACTCCGCTACATTTTGGACGGAAAAAATAG
- a CDS encoding DNA primase small subunit, with product MDGKNSMNDQDVKLLERSFKRYYLSHLTEIPVPTDIAKREFGYKKFTGGMIRHMNVQDEKAMRLLLVENSPADVYCSNSYYLFPNMDMKKKDWQGADLIFDIDAKDLHLDCRYSHTCRVCGECKNVYKESSKCPQCNSIKHISSSWPCKNCINAAKKQVVKLVDILENDLGICADLIEIYFSGNEGFHVHVGKTEYNMLEPRARVALGDYIRFYNVMPETYGVRRSKIDRKKFPTEDDPGWHGRVAKKFFGKNAPRSTSNTEYVKIAEKLKNAQYTMGACIDMQVTGDIHRIFRMPGSLNSKSGLAKILCTDLAKFDPYQDACFIDCDLVKISAQCPIRFSLGGRTYGPYIKETKVEVERFAAVYMMCKGTAHAISS from the coding sequence TTGGACGGAAAAAATAGCATGAACGATCAAGATGTAAAACTACTTGAAAGATCGTTTAAAAGATATTATCTTTCACACCTGACAGAAATTCCTGTTCCAACAGATATTGCAAAAAGAGAGTTTGGTTACAAAAAATTTACTGGTGGCATGATTCGTCACATGAATGTACAAGATGAAAAAGCAATGAGGTTACTTTTGGTTGAAAATTCTCCAGCAGATGTATACTGTTCCAATAGCTATTACTTGTTTCCAAATATGGATATGAAGAAAAAAGATTGGCAGGGAGCAGATCTGATATTCGATATTGATGCAAAAGATTTGCATCTAGATTGCAGATATTCACATACGTGTAGAGTGTGCGGCGAATGCAAAAATGTTTACAAAGAATCATCCAAATGTCCACAATGTAATTCGATAAAACACATCTCAAGTTCATGGCCATGTAAAAATTGCATAAATGCAGCAAAAAAACAAGTTGTAAAACTAGTTGACATACTAGAAAACGATCTTGGAATATGTGCAGATCTCATAGAGATATATTTTTCAGGTAACGAAGGCTTTCATGTACATGTAGGAAAGACTGAATATAATATGTTAGAACCTCGCGCTAGAGTTGCACTTGGAGACTATATCAGATTTTACAATGTGATGCCAGAAACATATGGAGTGCGTCGCTCTAAAATTGATAGAAAAAAATTCCCGACAGAGGATGATCCAGGATGGCATGGTCGAGTTGCAAAGAAATTTTTTGGTAAAAATGCTCCAAGATCAACTTCCAATACAGAATATGTAAAAATTGCTGAAAAATTAAAAAATGCCCAGTATACGATGGGCGCATGTATTGACATGCAAGTGACTGGAGATATACATAGGATATTTCGTATGCCCGGATCTCTGAACAGTAAAAGCGGTCTAGCAAAGATACTCTGCACGGACTTGGCAAAATTTGATCCATATCAAGATGCATGTTTTATCGACTGTGATCTAGTAAAGATAAGTGCGCAATGCCCGATAAGGTTTTCACTTGGTGGCAGAACATATGGGCCATATATAAAAGAGACAAAAGTTGAGGTCGAGAGGTTTGCGGCAGTATATATGATGTGTAAGGGGACAGCGCACGCCATATCTAGCTAG
- a CDS encoding mevalonate kinase has translation MTSTAVAPAKVILFGEHFVVHGTSAVLCAIDMLVQVAVTSLEDDILQIESKVGSCKTMISNGKVTDTLGPLAYIARKISKKSGHSGGMHIIVNSHIPSGAGLGSSSACCVAATCATIGLFSECTKEDIVEIALQAERTMFVNASGADSAASAYGGVLCFNIESGFKKLRSSANLSLLVANSGIQRSTDNVVSGVGEFRANNVDRFEKLCQNESKLISKAIPAVMEGDLEKIGEYFGENQSYLEEIGVSNNTLDKMIKITDEYGYGSKITGAGGGGCIISAVPIEKQKEAIEALTDAGYVSHTVNIDHFGARMIH, from the coding sequence TTGACATCCACTGCAGTTGCTCCAGCAAAAGTGATACTCTTTGGGGAGCATTTTGTAGTGCATGGAACTAGTGCAGTACTTTGTGCTATCGATATGCTAGTACAAGTTGCAGTCACATCTCTAGAGGATGATATACTACAGATAGAATCCAAAGTTGGATCGTGTAAAACAATGATCTCAAATGGTAAAGTTACAGATACACTTGGCCCACTTGCATATATTGCAAGAAAGATATCAAAGAAATCTGGTCACAGTGGTGGCATGCATATTATAGTAAACTCTCATATCCCTTCTGGAGCTGGCCTTGGATCATCTTCAGCATGTTGTGTTGCAGCTACATGTGCTACAATTGGACTATTTTCAGAATGTACAAAAGAAGACATTGTAGAGATTGCTCTACAGGCTGAAAGAACTATGTTTGTCAATGCATCTGGTGCTGATAGTGCAGCAAGTGCATATGGTGGAGTTTTGTGTTTTAACATAGAGTCTGGTTTTAAAAAACTTCGTTCTTCGGCGAATCTTAGTCTTTTAGTGGCAAATTCTGGAATACAGAGGAGTACAGACAATGTGGTATCGGGCGTTGGAGAATTTCGTGCCAACAATGTCGACAGATTTGAAAAACTCTGTCAGAATGAATCTAAACTGATCTCAAAGGCAATCCCAGCCGTCATGGAAGGAGATTTGGAAAAGATTGGAGAATATTTCGGTGAAAACCAGTCATATTTGGAGGAGATCGGAGTCTCAAATAATACGCTTGATAAGATGATCAAGATTACCGACGAATATGGATACGGCTCCAAGATAACAGGAGCTGGAGGTGGAGGTTGTATAATATCGGCAGTACCGATAGAGAAGCAAAAAGAGGCAATCGAGGCACTCACAGATGCAGGATATGTATCACATACGGTAAATATTGATCATTTTGGAGCACGTATGATACATTGA
- a CDS encoding aspartate carbamoyltransferase regulatory subunit gives MSESELSVRRINDGTVIDHINDGKGLQVLSALGIDGKDGGLVTIALNVPSGKYNKKDIIKIEGKFLKNDDTNKIAIIASKATINIIRAYRLVEKRRVALPNEIGNIFRCTNPDCVTNSTESIDTIMDVVEKRGPVLKCRYCSRILDVNRLDYDQ, from the coding sequence ATGTCCGAGTCGGAGCTATCGGTTAGACGCATAAATGATGGAACTGTCATAGATCACATAAACGATGGCAAAGGTCTCCAAGTATTATCTGCTCTAGGCATAGACGGTAAGGATGGTGGTCTTGTCACAATCGCATTAAACGTACCAAGTGGGAAATATAACAAAAAAGACATTATAAAGATAGAGGGCAAATTTCTAAAAAATGATGATACAAACAAGATTGCAATAATAGCATCAAAGGCCACCATCAACATAATACGTGCATACAGGCTTGTCGAAAAACGTCGCGTCGCACTACCAAACGAGATTGGGAATATCTTTCGATGCACAAATCCAGACTGTGTGACAAACAGTACTGAATCCATTGATACTATAATGGATGTTGTAGAAAAACGAGGTCCTGTGCTAAAATGTAGATATTGTAGCAGAATACTAGATGTAAATCGATTAGATTATGACCAATAG
- a CDS encoding Geranylgeranyl diphosphate synthase — protein MEDIAVNIHQIRKNASLLDRRLYSITSGKPNALYKAASHMISNGGKRLRPYMTVKSCMMLGGKMSDAMPAALAIEMVHNFTLVHDDIMDNDEMRHGIPTVHKKYGLPVAILAGDVLFSKAFEIVTLPKIPHISFKLSERLAKACTNVCEGQMLDIDMAKTRKIPSRSQYIDMIRKKTSALFDAACAMGAISAKADQKDITKLGSFGNSLGIAFQITDDIIGAMGDSSVTKKPVGNDIREGKKSLPILIALEKSNSTERKTITKCFGNKHSTKSELTAAVLAMRKSNAEKESRSIAQKYARSATRSLSEYSGSSKKELASLLDFILKREQ, from the coding sequence ATGGAGGATATTGCAGTGAATATTCATCAAATCCGAAAAAACGCATCACTATTGGATCGTCGTCTATATTCTATCACTAGTGGTAAACCAAATGCGTTGTACAAAGCAGCATCGCATATGATATCAAATGGTGGTAAACGATTGAGACCGTATATGACAGTTAAAAGCTGCATGATGCTTGGTGGTAAAATGTCAGATGCCATGCCAGCAGCTCTAGCCATAGAGATGGTGCATAATTTTACACTTGTACACGATGACATTATGGATAATGATGAGATGCGCCATGGCATTCCAACTGTGCATAAAAAATATGGTCTACCTGTTGCAATATTGGCTGGAGACGTACTTTTTTCAAAAGCTTTTGAAATTGTCACATTACCAAAAATTCCACATATATCATTCAAGCTCTCTGAGAGACTTGCAAAAGCATGCACGAATGTATGTGAAGGCCAGATGTTAGATATTGATATGGCAAAGACTAGAAAGATTCCATCTCGATCCCAATACATCGATATGATTCGGAAAAAAACTTCTGCCCTTTTTGATGCAGCATGTGCAATGGGTGCAATATCTGCAAAAGCTGATCAAAAAGATATTACAAAACTTGGATCATTTGGCAACAGTCTTGGAATTGCATTTCAGATAACTGATGATATTATAGGTGCAATGGGAGATTCATCTGTAACCAAAAAACCAGTAGGAAACGATATCCGAGAAGGCAAAAAATCACTGCCTATATTAATTGCACTTGAAAAATCTAATAGCACAGAACGTAAAACTATTACAAAATGTTTTGGCAACAAACATTCTACAAAATCCGAGCTAACTGCTGCGGTTTTGGCTATGCGTAAATCCAACGCCGAAAAAGAGTCTAGAAGTATTGCCCAAAAATATGCGCGCTCTGCTACAAGGTCGCTCTCAGAGTATTCGGGATCCTCTAAAAAAGAACTAGCTAGTCTTTTGGATTTTATTTTAAAGAGGGAACAATAG
- a CDS encoding NAC domain-containing protein gives MEHSVMMRGGNRNMRRMMDKMGLDMQEMSNVHEVLIRTDKKEIILSKPEVTEMKAKDKSIFTITADSYEEKELDVPIFSDEDIDLVCLQANVDKEKAIDALTKSDGDIARAILLLTTG, from the coding sequence ATGGAACATTCTGTGATGATGCGCGGAGGCAACCGCAATATGCGACGTATGATGGACAAGATGGGTCTAGATATGCAAGAGATGTCAAACGTACACGAAGTATTGATTAGAACCGACAAAAAAGAGATCATATTATCAAAACCAGAAGTAACCGAGATGAAAGCAAAAGACAAGTCAATATTTACTATTACAGCTGATAGTTATGAGGAAAAAGAACTAGATGTTCCAATATTCTCTGATGAGGATATTGACCTTGTGTGTCTACAGGCAAATGTTGACAAGGAGAAAGCAATTGATGCACTTACAAAATCCGACGGAGATATCGCCCGTGCAATACTGCTTTTAACGACGGGTTAG
- a CDS encoding Amino acid kinase: protein MILIKLGGSIITEKKKPLTSRKKAILKIGHVLSKIKEPIIIVHGGGSFGHYWSIKYDMHTEAARYNPKGVTIIKNSMVTLNKIVLDGLLGGGLTSYCAPPFGITRAGKLLPQGAREIAEIAKYGLVPVTYGDAMWYSKGKSFILSGDRIMTMLALALKPRMCIFATNVDGLYENPNGGKLIYNAADGKATILSVGTDVTGGMLRKVKEAKKISCAGTDVYFVNGNKPERIIAAIRGKKFPCTKFGGKKR, encoded by the coding sequence ATGATTTTGATAAAACTTGGTGGATCGATCATAACTGAAAAGAAAAAACCTCTCACTTCTAGAAAAAAAGCTATATTGAAGATAGGTCACGTATTATCTAAAATCAAAGAACCAATAATAATAGTTCATGGGGGTGGTTCGTTTGGTCATTATTGGTCAATAAAATATGATATGCATACAGAGGCGGCTAGATACAACCCAAAGGGAGTAACCATCATAAAAAATTCAATGGTTACACTGAATAAAATAGTGTTGGATGGATTACTTGGAGGTGGTTTGACATCATACTGTGCACCTCCATTTGGTATAACTCGAGCAGGGAAACTTTTGCCACAAGGGGCAAGAGAGATTGCCGAGATTGCAAAATATGGACTTGTGCCAGTCACATACGGGGACGCTATGTGGTATTCCAAGGGCAAGTCGTTTATACTCTCAGGTGATAGAATAATGACAATGCTAGCACTAGCTCTAAAACCTAGAATGTGCATATTTGCCACAAACGTTGATGGTCTGTATGAGAATCCAAATGGAGGAAAGTTGATATACAATGCAGCAGATGGCAAGGCAACGATTCTCTCCGTTGGAACAGACGTTACAGGTGGTATGTTACGCAAAGTAAAAGAGGCCAAGAAAATATCTTGTGCAGGTACAGATGTATATTTTGTAAATGGCAACAAGCCAGAGAGAATCATAGCTGCGATAAGAGGTAAAAAATTTCCATGCACAAAATTTGGTGGTAAGAAACGATGA
- a CDS encoding translin family protein, with product MSIKNVKTSVKTIARSLESSRDDRVYLIKHTRDAISLCSQSIIAVHGQDLPSAKKKVIEAKCLIKKFRPKAVGILAKYLSMPEQEYTEAMAIIAIAEKKQIPSHKSLTVSGDSYVLGLLDCIGEMKRMMLDMTRRGNLKDAEIVFGTMEDLFAQLYPFAALDKVVKEARRKLDVNRMILESSRTVITEEIRRAEFVKALKEKSLK from the coding sequence ATGTCAATAAAGAATGTAAAAACATCGGTAAAAACAATAGCAAGATCGCTTGAATCTAGTAGAGATGATAGAGTATATCTGATAAAACACACCCGTGATGCAATATCTTTATGCAGTCAGTCCATTATCGCAGTACATGGTCAGGATTTACCATCTGCAAAGAAAAAAGTGATCGAGGCCAAATGCCTTATTAAAAAATTTAGACCAAAGGCTGTAGGCATACTAGCAAAGTATCTATCAATGCCAGAGCAAGAATATACAGAAGCTATGGCAATAATTGCAATTGCGGAAAAAAAACAGATACCTTCGCATAAGAGCCTCACAGTTTCAGGCGATTCATACGTGTTGGGTCTACTAGACTGCATCGGGGAGATGAAAAGAATGATGCTTGATATGACAAGGCGAGGAAATCTAAAAGACGCAGAGATCGTCTTTGGTACGATGGAAGATCTCTTTGCTCAACTGTATCCATTTGCAGCACTTGACAAAGTAGTCAAAGAGGCTCGAAGAAAGCTAGATGTTAATCGTATGATCTTGGAGAGCTCTCGTACTGTCATAACAGAAGAGATACGTCGTGCCGAATTTGTAAAAGCACTAAAAGAGAAATCTCTCAAATGA
- a CDS encoding phosphopyruvate hydratase: protein MPNITSIFGRTVYNSRGSKTIEVDVTVQGGYVGRVCAPSGASVGKYEAMEFPKGGPEKCVQLLMENISKFSNTDASNAESVYMALRSIDSSHDYSKLGGATAFAISIAAAKAAAKERKVPLFAFLSDSDDLRFPYPLGNILGGGAHAGPGTPDIQEILVCAIGAKTVREAIDTNFAVHKELGNLLKSSDADFTNGRGDEGGWAPKMNNQTALEISAKACENLGYTLGKEVSLGVDFASSTQWNGEKYAYKRAGFENDSGQQIDFVSDIIEKFKLVYAEDAVHEEAFSDMAEITAKFPRVMITGDDLIVTNKEILDKAISINACNAAILKVNQAGSLYDALEFATLARTSNTSIITSHRSGESSDSHISHIGVATGSKMLKIGIIGGERVAKLNELVRMAEHDLIHGMAEL from the coding sequence TTGCCAAATATCACGTCGATCTTTGGTCGTACCGTATACAATAGTAGAGGTTCAAAGACCATAGAAGTCGACGTTACCGTGCAGGGTGGATATGTTGGCAGAGTTTGTGCCCCATCTGGAGCAAGTGTCGGTAAATACGAAGCAATGGAATTTCCAAAAGGAGGTCCAGAAAAGTGTGTACAGTTGCTAATGGAAAATATCTCAAAGTTTTCCAACACGGATGCATCCAACGCAGAGAGTGTATACATGGCGTTACGTTCTATAGATTCAAGTCATGATTATTCTAAACTCGGTGGAGCTACCGCATTTGCAATCTCTATTGCCGCAGCCAAAGCTGCAGCAAAGGAACGCAAAGTACCATTGTTTGCATTTTTATCTGATAGCGATGATCTTCGTTTTCCATACCCTCTAGGAAATATACTTGGAGGTGGTGCACATGCTGGACCTGGCACTCCTGATATCCAAGAGATACTAGTATGCGCCATAGGGGCAAAGACGGTACGAGAGGCAATAGACACAAACTTTGCCGTACACAAAGAGCTTGGTAATTTGTTAAAGAGTTCTGATGCAGATTTTACAAACGGCAGAGGAGATGAAGGAGGTTGGGCACCAAAGATGAACAATCAAACGGCTTTGGAAATTTCTGCAAAAGCATGTGAAAATCTTGGATACACTCTAGGCAAGGAAGTCTCACTTGGAGTAGACTTTGCATCTTCTACCCAATGGAACGGAGAAAAATATGCATACAAACGTGCAGGATTTGAAAATGACTCTGGTCAGCAGATAGACTTTGTCTCAGATATTATAGAAAAGTTCAAGCTTGTATATGCCGAAGATGCTGTCCACGAAGAAGCGTTCTCAGATATGGCAGAGATTACTGCAAAGTTTCCTAGAGTGATGATCACAGGAGACGATCTTATTGTTACAAACAAGGAAATTTTAGATAAAGCTATCTCAATAAATGCATGCAATGCAGCAATTTTAAAAGTAAATCAAGCAGGCTCCTTGTACGATGCTCTAGAATTTGCCACACTTGCAAGGACTAGCAACACATCCATCATAACCTCGCATAGATCCGGAGAGTCCTCTGACTCGCATATATCTCATATTGGCGTTGCAACAGGCTCAAAGATGCTCAAAATTGGCATCATAGGTGGGGAGAGGGTGGCAAAACTAAACGAACTAGTTCGTATGGCAGAGCATGATTTAATACATGGCATGGCAGAATTGTAG
- a CDS encoding DNA-directed RNA polymerase subunit N translates to MVIVLIMLIPVRCFTCGTLIADKDAPYQSRIKAGEDPKIVLDSLGVKRYCCRRMLMTSVSTIKQIIPFYEATYKRSREVQEELE, encoded by the coding sequence TTGGTCATTGTTTTGATCATGCTTATTCCAGTAAGATGTTTTACATGTGGTACACTCATAGCAGACAAGGATGCACCATATCAAAGTAGGATCAAAGCTGGAGAGGATCCAAAGATAGTGTTGGATAGTCTTGGTGTGAAAAGGTATTGTTGTAGGCGTATGCTTATGACAAGTGTGAGTACAATCAAGCAGATCATTCCTTTTTATGAAGCAACATACAAAAGAAGTAGAGAAGTTCAAGAAGAGTTAGAATAA
- a CDS encoding isopentenyl-diphosphate delta-isomerase, whose translation MTEMLVRVDENDNQIGVEEKIKCHQPNGLLHRAFTALLFDSDGRLCLCKRSDVKMLWPRDWDGTFASHPRENESYVDSGVRRMLDEVGTKCTLDYMNKFEYHVPYKNVGSENEICATLIGVLNDPLAINPKPEEISDVVWVTADELCTLLLKDVSSYCPWMIIALYFMQDSKNNILEKYSPLLQNWLDGKTRAIFLSAIKKHMAGNRWRILQ comes from the coding sequence ATGACTGAAATGTTAGTACGAGTTGATGAGAATGATAATCAAATTGGAGTCGAAGAAAAAATAAAATGCCATCAACCAAATGGTCTTTTACACAGAGCGTTTACGGCTCTACTCTTTGATTCAGATGGAAGACTTTGTCTGTGTAAAAGGAGCGATGTCAAGATGCTTTGGCCTAGAGATTGGGATGGAACATTTGCAAGCCATCCTCGAGAGAATGAATCATATGTAGATTCTGGAGTTCGACGTATGCTAGATGAAGTAGGAACAAAATGCACCTTGGATTATATGAACAAATTCGAGTATCATGTACCTTACAAAAATGTGGGTTCAGAAAACGAGATATGTGCAACGCTTATCGGTGTATTGAATGATCCCTTGGCCATAAACCCAAAACCTGAGGAGATTAGTGATGTTGTATGGGTTACTGCCGATGAACTATGTACACTTTTATTAAAAGACGTTTCATCGTATTGCCCGTGGATGATAATCGCATTGTATTTTATGCAAGATTCAAAAAATAATATACTTGAAAAATATTCTCCACTATTGCAAAACTGGCTCGATGGGAAAACACGTGCCATTTTTCTATCTGCCATAAAAAAACATATGGCAGGAAATAGATGGAGGATATTGCAGTGA
- a CDS encoding ribosomal protein S2: MAWQNCRNRMIQQADSLDINKMILTTGIRVGTQVRTKFMRQFTSKTSDDGLYRINLDLTMARIMTAAKFIQRIGISNLIVYSGREHANTSVEKFCDVTGATKMTGRFMPGTLTNPSLPYYIEPKILFVSDPQVDVQAITEATNAGIPVISISNTDNVTSNVDLIIPANNRGRKALATAYWLLARQILIEKGDIGSNDMMELGIDDFETKLSEGVTE; encoded by the coding sequence ATGGCATGGCAGAATTGTAGAAATCGTATGATACAACAAGCTGACTCATTAGACATAAACAAGATGATTCTTACCACTGGAATACGCGTCGGTACTCAAGTTCGTACCAAGTTTATGAGACAATTTACCTCAAAGACTAGCGATGATGGTCTGTATAGAATCAACCTAGATTTAACTATGGCAAGGATTATGACAGCGGCCAAATTTATCCAGCGCATCGGAATCAGTAATCTTATTGTGTACTCGGGAAGAGAACACGCAAATACATCAGTTGAAAAATTCTGTGATGTAACTGGAGCTACAAAGATGACTGGTAGATTTATGCCTGGAACGCTGACAAACCCATCATTACCATACTATATCGAACCAAAGATTCTCTTTGTATCTGATCCACAAGTAGACGTACAGGCAATAACAGAAGCTACAAACGCAGGAATTCCAGTAATTAGTATATCCAACACAGATAACGTTACATCCAATGTTGATTTGATAATTCCTGCAAACAACAGAGGTAGAAAAGCACTTGCCACAGCATATTGGCTTCTAGCACGTCAGATACTAATTGAAAAAGGAGACATTGGTTCAAACGACATGATGGAATTAGGCATTGATGACTTTGAAACAAAATTGAGTGAAGGCGTTACAGAATAA
- a CDS encoding PUA domain protein gives MNHLVKLQRTVDALFGVGVSNQLPKKIEFEFSRKNGRIRSVYSARKLLCTLRIDGGLAITVNLAQMFVKCKRFRENSCIIVDKDSKPFVEQGRSVFCSHVVKCGKNIKIGSDVPVLYGDKVIAVGRSVLSCKTIESMKRGVAVRTRDTLKQ, from the coding sequence TTGAATCATCTTGTAAAATTACAACGTACAGTGGATGCTTTATTTGGAGTTGGCGTATCTAATCAACTACCAAAAAAAATAGAGTTTGAATTTTCAAGGAAAAATGGCCGTATACGTTCTGTTTATTCTGCTAGAAAACTTTTGTGTACGTTACGAATAGACGGCGGGTTGGCAATCACCGTTAATTTGGCACAGATGTTTGTAAAGTGTAAACGATTCAGAGAAAATTCTTGCATAATTGTCGACAAAGACTCAAAACCATTTGTAGAACAAGGTAGATCTGTCTTTTGTTCTCATGTAGTAAAGTGTGGCAAAAACATCAAAATCGGTTCAGATGTACCTGTTTTGTACGGAGATAAAGTCATCGCAGTTGGAAGATCTGTACTTTCGTGCAAAACCATAGAATCTATGAAGAGGGGCGTGGCTGTACGTACAAGAGATACCTTAAAACAATAG